Proteins from a single region of Heliomicrobium gestii:
- the lepB gene encoding signal peptidase I — protein sequence MEEIRQPEESALQKTEKPQKSPVREMAEAVLVAVALAFLIRFFLFQPFYIPSGSMEPTLMPLDRIIVSKVNYWFSEPKLGNIIVFRYPVDPSRDFVKRVIAVGGEKVQIRNSQVLVNDKPIPESYLPQGLRMGDFGPVTVPEGQFFVLGDNRNHSEDSRFWGFVPRDNVIGQAVFLYWPFDRLRTLGGA from the coding sequence GTGGAGGAGATTCGACAGCCCGAGGAGTCTGCCTTACAAAAGACGGAGAAGCCTCAGAAATCGCCTGTCCGGGAGATGGCCGAAGCCGTGCTGGTGGCCGTCGCGCTGGCTTTTCTGATCCGCTTTTTCCTCTTTCAACCCTTTTATATCCCTTCCGGTTCGATGGAACCGACCTTAATGCCCCTGGACCGGATCATCGTCAGCAAGGTCAATTACTGGTTTTCTGAACCGAAGCTGGGCAATATCATCGTCTTCCGGTACCCTGTCGATCCGAGCCGTGACTTTGTCAAACGGGTGATTGCCGTCGGAGGCGAGAAGGTGCAGATTCGCAACAGTCAGGTGCTCGTCAATGATAAGCCCATTCCCGAATCATACCTGCCTCAGGGGCTGCGCATGGGCGATTTCGGACCGGTCACTGTTCCGGAAGGCCAGTTCTTCGTGCTGGGAGACAATCGAAACCACTCCGAAGACAGCCGCTTTTGGGGATTTGTGCCCAGGGATAATGTGATTGGTCAGGCGGTATTCCTCTATTGGCCCTTTGACCGTCTGCGAACGCTGGGAGGAGCCTGA